A genomic region of Dactylococcopsis salina PCC 8305 contains the following coding sequences:
- a CDS encoding FeoC-like transcriptional regulator, producing MILKELQNFVLKHHRVSLAEIELHFQMDGDALRQMLMKLVQKGRVRQLPIPEHCEGCSFCNLHAIEFYEWIDEPSQKVQGRNGRQGSNGRQGRQGRQGRQGGQGRQGRQGGQGSDFSPPSSPSSPIFPHLPHLASCLLPLALLNQPMDFFSNPYLLLRNFSELKTNHTIAPLFFR from the coding sequence ATGATTTTAAAGGAACTACAAAATTTTGTCCTCAAACATCATCGGGTTTCTTTGGCAGAAATTGAATTGCATTTTCAGATGGATGGAGATGCGCTGCGACAAATGCTGATGAAATTAGTCCAAAAAGGAAGAGTCCGCCAGTTACCGATTCCAGAACATTGTGAGGGCTGTAGCTTCTGCAATCTCCATGCAATTGAGTTCTATGAATGGATTGATGAACCTTCCCAAAAAGTGCAAGGGAGAAATGGGAGACAAGGGAGCAATGGGAGACAAGGGAGACAAGGGAGACAAGGGAGACAAGGGGGACAAGGGAGACAAGGGAGACAAGGGGGACAAGGGAGCGATTTTTCTCCCCCATCTTCCCCATCTTCCCCCATCTTCCCCCATCTTCCCCATCTTGCCTCTTGCCTTTTGCCTCTTGCCTTACTTAACCAACCAATGGACTTTTTCAGCAACCCCTATTTACTACTAAGGAATTTCTCAGAATTGAAAACTAATCACACGATCGCGCCCCTGTTTTTTCGCTAA
- the feoB gene encoding Fe(2+) transporter permease subunit FeoB yields MNQQTIALIGNPNCGKTTLFNDLTGTNQRTGNWPGVTVDRKEGKYEYDGAEVTVIDLPGVYALDGEDEGSGLDEMIARDYLMSGEADLVINIVDASNLERNLYLTTQIMEMRVPMVISLNMMDVARDRELDIDTDILSQRLGCYVIPISAFLGEGINLLRSRINEFVDNPGNLPTVVAYPAVIEDTLNQIEPLVEAKGKNRKISTRWVALNLLEYEDRVAPELKGKELDQIVVENRRKIHRLLHEDIDIIVADSRYGFIRSLIQNAVKQKRQVSNTKSDQIDQFVLNRWIGIPLFLVVMYLMFFIAINIGGTFIDFFDISVGTVFVDAPQAWLEGLGAPGLLIGFVTAFGGGVQTVATFIPQIGLLFVILSILEDSGYMARAAFVMDKLMRFVGLPGKAFVPMLVGFGCNVPAIMATRTLENKRDRLMTIMMNPFMSCGARLPVYALFAAAFFPRNGQNLVFGLYLIGIAAAVFTGLVMKNTIMQGEAAPFVMELPPYHIPKPKGVMIRAWDRLKGFLVRAGKVIVLMVLVLSFLNSVGTDGSFGQQDSKDSVLSATSQAVTPIFSPMGVTQENWPATVGIFTGVFAKEAMVGSLDSLYGQLAQEEAAASETAEEPFRFWAGIGAAFASIPANLADLGNQLLDPLGLSVGEVQDSTTAAAEQGIAVRTFGQMSQRFNTNAAAFAYLLFVLMYFPCVAATGAIYRETNLGWTLLAAGWTTGLGYWVASMFYQIATFSQHPGFSLAWIIGGVVVMGGAIFLLKISRNSHLARSRSQPKTQTTTRA; encoded by the coding sequence ATGAACCAACAAACCATTGCCTTAATTGGTAATCCCAATTGCGGCAAAACCACTCTCTTTAACGATCTCACAGGTACGAACCAGCGGACTGGCAATTGGCCAGGGGTCACTGTTGACCGCAAAGAAGGGAAATATGAATATGATGGCGCGGAAGTGACTGTCATTGATTTACCAGGGGTTTATGCTCTCGATGGCGAAGACGAAGGCTCTGGACTCGATGAGATGATCGCCCGAGATTATCTCATGTCGGGAGAAGCGGATTTGGTGATTAATATTGTTGATGCGTCGAACTTAGAACGGAATCTTTATCTAACGACGCAGATTATGGAAATGCGCGTTCCGATGGTCATCTCCCTGAATATGATGGATGTAGCGCGCGATCGCGAACTCGATATTGATACAGACATTCTTTCCCAACGGTTAGGCTGTTATGTCATTCCCATCAGTGCCTTTTTAGGAGAAGGAATTAATCTCCTCAGAAGTCGGATTAACGAGTTCGTCGATAATCCAGGAAACTTACCCACTGTGGTCGCTTACCCGGCTGTCATTGAAGATACCCTCAACCAAATCGAGCCGTTAGTGGAAGCAAAAGGAAAAAATCGTAAGATTTCTACACGCTGGGTCGCGCTGAATCTTTTAGAATACGAAGATCGGGTCGCCCCAGAACTCAAAGGCAAAGAACTGGATCAAATTGTCGTTGAAAATCGACGCAAGATTCACCGACTCTTACACGAAGACATCGACATCATTGTTGCTGATAGTCGCTATGGCTTTATTCGCAGTTTAATTCAAAATGCGGTGAAACAGAAACGGCAGGTCAGTAATACCAAATCGGATCAAATTGACCAATTTGTGCTTAACCGTTGGATTGGCATTCCTTTGTTTTTAGTGGTGATGTATTTAATGTTTTTCATTGCCATTAATATCGGGGGGACGTTTATTGATTTCTTTGATATTTCCGTGGGAACAGTCTTTGTGGATGCGCCGCAAGCCTGGTTAGAAGGTCTCGGTGCGCCTGGTTTGCTCATTGGCTTTGTTACCGCTTTCGGGGGTGGTGTGCAAACGGTAGCAACATTTATCCCCCAAATTGGCTTACTCTTTGTCATTCTTTCCATTTTGGAAGACTCGGGCTATATGGCAAGAGCCGCGTTTGTGATGGATAAGTTAATGCGTTTTGTCGGTTTACCAGGGAAAGCGTTTGTGCCGATGTTAGTCGGATTCGGCTGTAATGTTCCCGCAATTATGGCAACCCGAACCTTAGAAAATAAGCGCGATCGGTTGATGACGATTATGATGAACCCGTTTATGTCTTGTGGCGCAAGATTGCCAGTGTATGCGCTATTTGCTGCTGCCTTCTTCCCTCGTAACGGACAAAATCTGGTGTTTGGTCTTTATCTCATTGGGATTGCAGCAGCGGTCTTTACGGGGCTGGTAATGAAAAATACGATTATGCAAGGGGAAGCTGCGCCCTTTGTCATGGAATTACCCCCTTATCACATTCCGAAGCCAAAAGGGGTAATGATCCGCGCTTGGGATAGACTGAAAGGATTTTTGGTGAGAGCGGGTAAAGTGATTGTGCTGATGGTGCTGGTTTTGAGCTTCTTAAATTCCGTTGGCACTGATGGCTCTTTTGGTCAACAAGATAGTAAAGATTCTGTTCTCTCCGCCACTAGCCAAGCTGTCACCCCGATCTTTTCTCCCATGGGCGTTACTCAAGAAAATTGGCCCGCAACCGTTGGCATTTTTACAGGGGTATTTGCGAAAGAAGCCATGGTGGGTTCTCTTGATTCCCTGTATGGTCAGCTTGCACAAGAAGAGGCAGCAGCATCAGAAACCGCCGAAGAGCCTTTTCGCTTCTGGGCTGGAATTGGTGCAGCTTTTGCCAGTATTCCTGCTAATTTAGCGGATTTGGGCAATCAATTGCTTGATCCTTTGGGTTTAAGTGTCGGTGAAGTTCAAGATTCCACCACGGCTGCTGCTGAACAAGGAATCGCAGTGAGAACGTTTGGACAAATGTCACAACGTTTTAATACGAATGCTGCGGCTTTTGCTTATTTACTGTTTGTGTTGATGTACTTCCCTTGTGTGGCGGCAACAGGCGCAATCTACCGTGAAACGAACCTCGGTTGGACGCTTTTAGCTGCTGGTTGGACAACGGGTTTAGGCTACTGGGTGGCGAGTATGTTTTATCAAATTGCTACCTTTTCTCAGCATCCTGGTTTTTCTCTAGCTTGGATCATCGGTGGTGTTGTTGTCATGGGAGGAGCAATTTTCTTACTGAAAATATCACGAAATTCTCACCTAGCGCGATCGCGTTCTCAACCAAAAACTCAAACCACTACTCGTGCTTAA
- a CDS encoding FeoA family protein yields MANQPHHRQRRHRHHHRQQNQHCDRAIMPLAKAQVGEQLWIAGYESKDGVNRLVGMGLAPGMKIQILQNLAGNMVVGVGDTRIAIDGGMAKRILISDQPFDYLVEVQEVNDMQSQKTTLKDLQVHQQGKVARFEQMDDATKKAYKKKLLAMGLTPGTEFTVTHVAPLGDPVEILVRGFKLSLRKDEAAALIVEALSQEAG; encoded by the coding sequence ATGGCTAACCAACCGCACCATCGACAACGACGACACCGTCATCACCACCGACAGCAAAACCAGCATTGCGATCGCGCGATCATGCCACTGGCGAAAGCGCAAGTGGGGGAACAGCTTTGGATTGCAGGCTATGAAAGCAAAGATGGGGTGAATCGCCTAGTGGGGATGGGGTTAGCCCCTGGCATGAAAATTCAAATCTTACAGAATCTGGCGGGAAATATGGTCGTTGGAGTTGGAGACACCCGTATTGCCATTGATGGTGGCATGGCAAAACGGATTCTCATCTCAGATCAACCCTTTGATTATCTCGTAGAAGTACAAGAGGTAAATGATATGCAGTCGCAAAAAACAACATTAAAAGATTTGCAGGTTCATCAGCAAGGCAAAGTGGCTCGCTTTGAACAAATGGATGATGCAACCAAGAAAGCCTACAAAAAGAAATTATTGGCAATGGGACTCACCCCAGGCACAGAGTTTACCGTGACTCATGTTGCCCCTCTGGGTGATCCCGTAGAAATTCTGGTGCGAGGCTTTAAATTAAGTCTGCGAAAAGATGAAGCCGCAGCGCTGATCGTCGAAGCATTGTCTCAAGAAGCTGGATAG
- the murD gene encoding UDP-N-acetylmuramoyl-L-alanine--D-glutamate ligase, whose product MNAYVIGLGRSGIAAARLLKQQGWEVVISDRGTSPELENHQRSLSEEGITVILEDTPSLDVLKTVDVVIVSPGVPWDVPILVRARENKIPMYGEIELAWRTLQETPWLGITGTNGKTTTTALCEALFQGAGLNAPACGNIGKAACELGLKTERLDWIIAEISSYQIESSQKLAPEIGIWTTFSPDHLERHYTLENYFQIKKSLLDRSQLKIINGDDPYLRSLGEINWSQVHWTSIKGKSQLLGKPSAGIYIEDEEIIAFGEKVLSVKHFPMVGEHNLQNLLLAVGAARLAGVEKSSIEQSLINFKGVPHRLEPVCEINGIPFINDSKATNYEAAWVGLSSVSSPVILIAGGQGKTGNDQNWLQLIKEKASWVLLIGEAAPKFAQRLKEIGFQSYKIVETMENAVTASIEATKKQEAKTVLLSPACASFDQYDNFEQRGDHFRELCLRETA is encoded by the coding sequence ATGAATGCCTATGTGATTGGATTGGGACGTTCTGGAATCGCTGCCGCCCGTTTATTAAAACAACAGGGTTGGGAGGTGGTGATCAGCGATCGAGGCACATCTCCAGAATTAGAAAACCATCAACGTTCCCTGAGTGAAGAAGGAATTACGGTGATATTAGAAGATACACCGAGTTTAGATGTTCTGAAAACGGTTGATGTGGTTATTGTTAGCCCTGGTGTGCCTTGGGATGTTCCGATTTTAGTCCGCGCCAGAGAAAATAAGATTCCCATGTATGGAGAAATCGAACTCGCTTGGCGCACTTTACAAGAAACGCCCTGGCTGGGAATTACAGGAACGAATGGCAAAACGACAACAACCGCCTTATGTGAGGCTTTATTTCAAGGTGCGGGTTTAAATGCGCCTGCTTGTGGGAATATTGGTAAGGCAGCTTGTGAGTTAGGTTTGAAAACAGAACGGTTAGATTGGATTATCGCCGAGATTAGTAGTTATCAGATCGAATCTTCACAAAAACTCGCCCCAGAAATTGGGATTTGGACAACATTTAGTCCCGATCATCTCGAACGTCACTACACTTTAGAAAATTATTTTCAGATTAAAAAGTCGCTGCTCGATCGCTCGCAATTAAAAATTATTAATGGTGATGATCCTTATCTACGCAGTTTAGGAGAGATCAACTGGTCACAAGTCCATTGGACTAGCATTAAAGGAAAGAGTCAACTGTTAGGAAAACCCAGCGCTGGAATTTATATTGAGGATGAAGAAATTATTGCATTTGGCGAAAAAGTGCTGTCAGTAAAACATTTTCCGATGGTGGGAGAACACAATCTGCAAAATCTTTTATTAGCAGTCGGGGCGGCGCGTTTAGCAGGTGTCGAAAAAAGCTCGATCGAGCAAAGTTTAATCAACTTTAAAGGAGTTCCTCATCGTCTCGAACCCGTTTGTGAAATCAACGGTATCCCCTTTATTAATGATAGTAAAGCCACCAATTACGAAGCAGCATGGGTGGGATTATCATCAGTTTCTAGTCCAGTGATTTTAATTGCAGGGGGACAAGGAAAAACAGGAAATGATCAGAATTGGTTACAATTGATTAAAGAAAAAGCCAGTTGGGTTTTATTAATTGGAGAAGCTGCGCCGAAATTTGCTCAACGGTTAAAAGAAATCGGTTTTCAATCTTATAAAATTGTAGAAACAATGGAAAACGCTGTTACCGCATCGATCGAAGCAACGAAGAAACAAGAAGCAAAAACTGTTTTATTGTCTCCAGCTTGCGCTAGTTTTGATCAATACGATAACTTTGAACAGCGCGGCGATCATTTCCGTGAATTATGTTTAAGAGAAACTGCTTAA
- a CDS encoding ATP-dependent Clp protease ATP-binding subunit, which translates to MFEYFTDKAIKAVVLAQEEARRMKQNLVGSEQVLLGLIAEASSDAAKLLNQMGVKLKDARQVVEGLVGSGSGNVPSNIPFTPRAKRIFEQALEIARQRSHESILPEHILLAMTREEGVATKVLSQLGVDPKQVANGLEESLDNPSSGDDEPAAPATASMGERRQRGFGFNPQQQGEGGLKSYAVNLTDRAQNDEIDPIIGRDQEVERTIQILGRRTKNNPVLVGEPGVGKTAIAEGLAQRIARKDVPETLHDKQVYSLDMGLLIAGTRFRGEFEERLKGIVKEVQEAGNIILVIDEIHTLIGGGAMEGGMDAANLLKPALARGELQCVGTTTMDEYRQYIEKDAALERRFQPVMVDEPSVEQTIEILEGIRKPYEEYHKVTISPEALEAAAKLSDRYINDRQLPDKAIDLIDEAGSRLHLNHSLAEKSSDETEKAKLSAETPVVGLEEVAAIVSSWTGVPVTKMTQAESEVLLNLEGTLHERIIGQSEAVSAVSRAIRRARVGMKDRDRPIASFIFSGPTGVGKTELTKALAQYLFGDEEAMIRLDMSEYMDPQSVSKLIGSPPGFVGYEEGGQLTEQIRRRPYTVVLFDEIEKAHPDVFNSMLQILDEGHLTDAKGRQVDFKNTLLIMTSNIGSKAIEKGGGGLGFELNEEGEGSYTRIRNRVQEEMKNYFRPEFLNRVDEVIVFRQLQKEEVGEIADLLLKEISTRLQDQQGVELKVSDGFKDRVINEGYDASYGARPLRRVLMRLLEDNLAQAILSGELSEGDTAYVDTDEDGNILITDAAKKKQLQPVG; encoded by the coding sequence ATGTTTGAATATTTTACAGATAAAGCGATTAAAGCAGTGGTTCTCGCACAAGAGGAAGCTCGTCGTATGAAACAAAACCTAGTGGGAAGCGAACAAGTGCTATTAGGTTTAATTGCGGAAGCAAGCAGCGACGCAGCAAAACTGCTAAATCAAATGGGAGTCAAGCTGAAAGATGCTCGTCAAGTGGTAGAAGGATTAGTGGGATCAGGATCAGGGAATGTTCCCTCGAATATCCCTTTCACCCCACGCGCCAAACGAATTTTTGAGCAAGCGCTGGAAATTGCTCGTCAACGCTCCCATGAGTCAATTTTACCCGAACACATTTTGCTTGCCATGACTCGTGAAGAGGGAGTCGCCACCAAAGTTTTAAGCCAGCTTGGGGTTGATCCGAAACAGGTGGCGAATGGTTTAGAGGAATCTCTCGATAATCCCAGTTCTGGAGATGATGAACCCGCCGCACCCGCAACCGCTAGTATGGGAGAACGTCGTCAACGTGGATTTGGCTTCAATCCTCAGCAACAGGGAGAAGGAGGCTTAAAATCCTATGCGGTGAATCTCACCGATCGCGCTCAAAATGACGAAATCGACCCCATTATCGGACGGGATCAAGAAGTAGAGCGTACCATCCAAATTTTAGGTCGTCGCACCAAAAATAATCCTGTATTGGTGGGAGAACCGGGGGTGGGAAAAACCGCGATCGCGGAAGGATTAGCACAACGAATCGCACGGAAAGACGTTCCAGAAACCCTACACGACAAGCAAGTTTACAGCTTAGACATGGGGTTATTAATTGCGGGGACTCGTTTCCGAGGCGAATTTGAAGAACGCCTCAAAGGCATTGTCAAAGAAGTCCAAGAAGCAGGGAATATCATCTTGGTTATTGATGAAATTCACACCCTGATCGGCGGTGGCGCAATGGAAGGCGGTATGGATGCCGCTAACTTGCTAAAACCTGCTTTAGCTCGTGGGGAATTACAATGTGTGGGAACAACCACCATGGATGAGTATCGTCAATACATTGAAAAAGATGCGGCGTTAGAGCGACGGTTTCAACCCGTGATGGTCGATGAACCCTCCGTAGAACAGACGATCGAGATTTTAGAGGGCATCCGCAAGCCTTATGAGGAGTACCACAAAGTAACCATCTCCCCAGAAGCGTTAGAAGCGGCGGCGAAACTTTCCGATCGATACATTAACGATCGACAGCTTCCCGACAAAGCCATTGATTTAATTGATGAAGCCGGATCAAGATTACACTTAAATCACTCCCTAGCGGAAAAATCCAGTGATGAAACCGAAAAAGCCAAACTCAGCGCCGAAACCCCTGTTGTCGGATTAGAAGAAGTGGCGGCGATCGTGTCTTCTTGGACAGGCGTTCCCGTCACGAAAATGACCCAAGCTGAGTCAGAAGTGCTGTTAAATCTAGAGGGAACGCTCCATGAACGGATTATTGGACAAAGTGAAGCAGTGAGTGCGGTTTCACGAGCAATTCGTCGCGCTCGTGTGGGAATGAAAGATCGCGATCGCCCGATCGCCAGCTTTATCTTTTCCGGTCCCACAGGAGTCGGAAAAACGGAATTAACCAAGGCTCTAGCTCAATATCTCTTCGGCGACGAAGAAGCCATGATTCGTCTCGATATGTCCGAATATATGGACCCCCAAAGTGTCTCGAAGTTAATCGGTTCGCCACCAGGATTTGTTGGCTACGAGGAAGGCGGACAACTCACGGAACAAATCCGCCGTCGTCCTTATACAGTGGTACTGTTTGATGAGATTGAAAAAGCTCATCCTGATGTGTTTAACTCCATGCTGCAGATTTTGGATGAAGGTCATCTTACCGATGCGAAAGGGCGACAAGTTGACTTCAAAAATACCTTGCTCATTATGACCTCTAACATCGGTTCTAAAGCGATCGAAAAAGGTGGCGGTGGACTTGGTTTTGAGTTAAACGAAGAAGGAGAAGGAAGCTATACTCGCATCCGAAACCGTGTCCAAGAAGAAATGAAGAACTATTTCCGTCCTGAGTTTCTCAATCGAGTGGATGAAGTGATTGTCTTCCGTCAATTACAGAAAGAAGAAGTGGGCGAAATCGCCGATTTACTCCTGAAAGAAATTTCCACTCGTCTCCAAGATCAGCAAGGTGTCGAGTTAAAAGTCAGTGATGGCTTTAAAGATCGCGTCATTAATGAAGGCTATGATGCCAGTTATGGCGCTCGTCCCCTCAGACGAGTCTTAATGCGTCTTTTAGAGGATAACTTAGCACAGGCGATTCTCTCTGGAGAACTCAGTGAAGGCGATACCGCCTATGTGGATACGGATGAAGACGGTAACATTCTGATCACTGACGCGGCGAAGAAAAAACAATTGCAACCCGTCGGTTAG
- a CDS encoding TIGR04168 family protein, whose product MKATQQQKNCTIAVVGDVHDQWDWQDHICLSVLGADLALFVGDFGNEAIALVKRVAALNLPKAVILGNHDAHYSASKRGRKKCPYDRTIEDRVQQQLDDLGESHVGYSKQDFDFLGLSVVGSRPFSWGGSKWRNKEFYQQRFGVSGFEASTERILSAVATTRYPTTIFLAHNGPKGLGGNPHDICGRDWKPAGGDYGDPDLTSAIEQTRQLGKQIPLVTFGHMHHRLRHTNNYQRTAIVIDEYDTVYFNAALVPRILKTEEQTWRHFFLVSLSPYGVTEICSYWVGEAWAIVKDQIFVAPMGQNANKLLS is encoded by the coding sequence ATGAAAGCGACACAACAACAAAAAAACTGCACAATTGCAGTGGTGGGAGATGTTCATGATCAATGGGATTGGCAAGATCATATTTGTTTATCGGTTTTGGGAGCGGATTTAGCACTCTTTGTTGGTGATTTTGGCAATGAAGCGATCGCGCTGGTGAAACGAGTGGCGGCGTTAAACTTACCAAAAGCCGTAATTTTGGGCAACCATGATGCTCATTACAGTGCGTCTAAACGAGGACGGAAAAAGTGTCCCTATGATCGGACGATCGAAGATCGCGTGCAACAACAACTGGATGATCTCGGTGAGAGTCATGTGGGCTACTCTAAACAAGATTTTGATTTTCTGGGGCTTTCGGTGGTGGGAAGTCGTCCGTTTAGTTGGGGGGGATCAAAATGGCGCAATAAGGAGTTTTATCAACAACGCTTTGGTGTGAGTGGGTTTGAGGCTTCTACGGAACGGATTTTAAGTGCAGTGGCGACCACTCGCTATCCGACTACTATTTTTTTAGCACATAATGGACCAAAAGGCTTGGGGGGAAATCCTCACGATATTTGCGGACGGGATTGGAAACCCGCAGGGGGAGATTACGGTGATCCTGATCTGACGAGCGCGATTGAGCAAACGCGCCAATTAGGAAAACAGATTCCTCTTGTCACCTTTGGTCATATGCACCACCGCCTCCGCCATACCAATAACTATCAACGAACGGCAATTGTCATCGACGAATACGATACCGTTTATTTTAATGCGGCTCTTGTCCCTCGCATCCTCAAAACCGAAGAGCAAACCTGGCGTCACTTTTTCTTAGTTTCTCTTTCTCCTTACGGGGTGACTGAAATCTGTAGTTATTGGGTAGGAGAAGCATGGGCGATCGTTAAGGATCAAATTTTCGTTGCTCCAATGGGACAAAATGCGAATAAATTGTTATCATAG
- a CDS encoding Uma2 family endonuclease: MNPIIFPIRWTIHDLDALPENEWIRREIIAGELFVSSVPHWKNQDIIANLTTELKIWSRNNFGRVFSSPSTLRRK; encoded by the coding sequence ATGAATCCCATTATTTTCCCAATTCGCTGGACAATCCACGATTTAGACGCCTTACCTGAAAATGAATGGATTCGTCGTGAAATTATCGCAGGAGAATTATTTGTGAGTAGCGTTCCTCATTGGAAAAATCAAGATATTATCGCTAACTTGACCACAGAACTAAAAATTTGGTCAAGAAATAATTTTGGTAGAGTTTTTTCATCACCTAGTACACTAAGGCGGAAATAA
- a CDS encoding Uma2 family endonuclease: protein MKRLNNTQLPTETWVSASWDEYLKVLDNHIGEKAKTYYNNGQLRIEMSPIGNDHSRDHSIIIHAIHLFAGIHGIDLNGQDNCTYRRVGTKDVQPDVSFYIGKIAETIPWGTGIVNLDQYPPPNLVIEVANTSLEDDKGAKRLLYEELGVDEYWIVDVQNVEVLAFTVENKGSRRIRQSQVLPELEISLLEQAFQRTRLMNHGKVSAWLLTEFQNR, encoded by the coding sequence ATGAAACGCTTAAACAACACGCAACTCCCTACAGAAACTTGGGTTTCCGCAAGCTGGGATGAGTATCTAAAAGTGCTAGATAATCACATCGGTGAAAAAGCGAAAACCTACTACAATAACGGTCAGTTGAGAATTGAAATGTCACCCATTGGAAATGATCATTCACGAGATCACTCTATTATCATTCATGCCATTCATTTATTTGCTGGTATTCATGGAATTGACTTAAACGGTCAAGATAATTGTACCTATCGCCGCGTCGGAACAAAAGACGTACAACCCGATGTCTCTTTTTATATTGGAAAAATCGCCGAAACCATTCCTTGGGGAACAGGAATTGTCAATTTAGATCAGTATCCGCCTCCTAACTTGGTGATTGAAGTCGCCAATACCTCTCTAGAAGATGATAAAGGTGCTAAACGCTTACTCTACGAAGAATTAGGGGTAGATGAATATTGGATTGTTGATGTGCAAAATGTGGAAGTCCTAGCGTTTACTGTGGAAAATAAAGGGAGTCGTCGTATTAGACAATCACAAGTTCTACCAGAATTAGAGATTTCCTTGCTAGAACAAGCATTTCAACGCACTCGCCTTATGAATCATGGCAAAGTCAGCGCATGGTTGTTAACCGAATTTCAAAATCGCTAA
- a CDS encoding Uma2 family endonuclease — protein sequence MNLSFTKPISLDEFLKRPEDRCELVNGTLKPKVSPKFKHAQTQGYLYRLLHNWCEEQQIGQVLPEWGMILKRNNTDWVPIPDLTYVSYQRLAAEWDEDAMCPVIPELVIEIISPGQTFGELTEKAENYMKNGIDRVWIVDPQAQTVTVFRKEEGFNTLTKEKSLTDPLFPELELSISDLFAKKKG from the coding sequence ATGAATCTAAGTTTCACCAAACCAATCAGCCTCGATGAATTTCTCAAGCGACCAGAAGACCGTTGTGAACTGGTTAATGGAACTTTAAAGCCGAAAGTGTCACCAAAATTTAAACACGCACAAACTCAAGGTTACTTGTATCGACTTCTACATAACTGGTGTGAAGAACAACAAATCGGTCAGGTTTTGCCAGAATGGGGGATGATCTTAAAGCGTAATAACACCGATTGGGTGCCAATTCCAGATTTAACTTATGTTTCTTATCAACGCCTTGCTGCAGAATGGGATGAGGATGCAATGTGTCCTGTTATTCCTGAATTGGTGATTGAAATTATCTCTCCAGGACAAACATTTGGCGAATTAACGGAAAAAGCCGAGAATTACATGAAAAATGGGATCGATCGGGTTTGGATTGTTGATCCGCAAGCGCAAACGGTAACTGTTTTCCGAAAAGAGGAAGGGTTTAATACCTTGACAAAGGAAAAATCTCTTACTGATCCTTTATTTCCTGAATTAGAGTTGTCCATTTCTGATTTATTTGCAAAGAAAAAGGGGTAA
- a CDS encoding Uma2 family endonuclease, producing the protein MLSSGEKNIYRDKQAKLKLYSQGGVQEYWIVDRFRKELEIYRPEKGQLMLVETLTDRDLATSPLLPNFSLSIAEKSRLGVEKRNPTLLPKKVGWV; encoded by the coding sequence GTGCTTTCCTCTGGAGAAAAAAACATTTATCGGGATAAACAAGCCAAATTAAAACTCTATTCTCAAGGTGGGGTGCAAGAATACTGGATTGTCGATCGTTTTCGCAAAGAATTAGAAATTTATCGCCCAGAAAAGGGACAATTGATGTTAGTTGAAACGCTAACCGATCGCGATCTCGCAACTTCCCCCTTATTACCCAATTTCTCTTTATCTATTGCCGAAAAAAGTAGGTTGGGTGTAGAGAAGCGAAACCCAACACTATTGCCGAAAAAAGTAGGTTGGGTGTAG
- a CDS encoding Crp/Fnr family transcriptional regulator codes for MDSLPTSNITSSSAIWQQVSDWATNRYRKRTFNKDERIPARPGLLYIVEQGVIRLGGVSQDDRNKGKKASEGIETFLGFVSAGQPFEIVTQSPYTLEAYAHVEKTSVIWLYWQDLDNWHDFRWEVLEAFRAQHQRKLIWLSTFGQRQTIDRLLGFITLLVEEHGKPHPKGYVLPFSLTHAQIASAIGSTRVTITRLMGKLRQQGRIMIIEESLIGLPTSPHPVTSGEE; via the coding sequence ATGGATTCCCTTCCCACCTCCAACATCACAAGCTCATCTGCAATTTGGCAACAGGTTTCCGATTGGGCAACAAATCGTTATCGGAAACGCACGTTTAATAAAGATGAGCGCATTCCGGCACGTCCTGGGTTATTATATATCGTGGAACAGGGAGTGATCCGTTTAGGAGGAGTCTCGCAAGACGATCGCAACAAAGGAAAAAAGGCTTCTGAAGGAATCGAAACTTTTTTAGGTTTTGTGAGTGCGGGTCAACCGTTTGAAATCGTTACTCAATCTCCCTACACTTTAGAAGCATACGCCCATGTGGAAAAAACGTCTGTCATCTGGCTTTATTGGCAAGATTTGGATAACTGGCATGATTTTCGTTGGGAAGTTTTAGAAGCATTCCGCGCTCAACATCAGCGAAAATTGATTTGGTTGAGTACCTTTGGACAAAGACAAACGATCGATCGACTCTTGGGGTTTATTACCCTTCTCGTAGAAGAACATGGCAAACCTCACCCGAAAGGCTATGTTTTGCCCTTCTCTCTCACTCATGCTCAAATCGCCAGCGCGATCGGCTCTACTCGTGTCACAATCACTCGTCTCATGGGGAAATTACGCCAACAAGGACGCATTATGATCATTGAAGAAAGTTTAATCGGTTTACCCACTTCCCCTCATCCCGTCACCAGTGGAGAAGAGTAA